Proteins encoded together in one Prochlorococcus marinus str. MIT 9211 window:
- the dnaN gene encoding DNA polymerase III subunit beta yields MKLVCSQSELNSALQLVSRAVASRPTHPVLANILLTADAGTGRLSLTGFDLNLGIQTSLTASVEVSGATTLPAKLFGEIVSKLSSDSPINLVSDELGEKVNLTSKSGTYQMRGLNADDFPELPLVQTGASLQINPLIFANALKSTLFASSSDESKQILTGVHLIFDGNILQAAATDGHRLAVLNLEDAINLNSSTNLNTNDKIEVTLPAKSLREIERFIGNYKNEEKISLFYDSGQVVFTALNQVVTTRILEGDYPNYNQLIPESFSNILEFDRKPFISALERIAVLADQHNNVIKISKEPSSDLVKITADAQDVGSGVESIPVKFNGDNFQIAFNVRYLLEGLRVFEEDKICLRCNLPTTPAILSSIDDQNTFIYLVMPIQIRS; encoded by the coding sequence ATGAAACTAGTATGCTCCCAATCCGAACTGAACTCTGCTCTCCAGCTTGTTAGCAGAGCAGTAGCTTCTCGCCCTACCCACCCTGTATTAGCTAACATCTTGCTAACAGCAGATGCTGGTACAGGACGCTTAAGCCTTACAGGCTTTGATCTAAATTTAGGAATTCAAACATCTCTAACCGCTTCAGTAGAAGTTAGTGGGGCTACAACCCTTCCTGCAAAGTTGTTTGGAGAGATTGTTTCCAAACTTTCTAGTGACTCGCCAATAAATCTAGTAAGCGATGAATTAGGAGAAAAAGTTAATTTAACGAGTAAAAGTGGTACTTATCAAATGCGTGGTTTAAATGCAGATGATTTTCCTGAATTACCTCTTGTTCAGACTGGAGCTTCGTTGCAAATTAACCCTTTGATTTTTGCTAATGCTTTAAAAAGTACGTTATTTGCAAGTAGCTCTGATGAATCAAAGCAAATTTTAACAGGAGTTCATTTAATTTTTGATGGAAATATTCTTCAAGCTGCAGCTACTGATGGTCATCGTTTAGCTGTATTAAACTTGGAAGATGCTATTAACTTGAACTCCTCTACGAATTTAAATACTAATGATAAAATTGAAGTCACACTTCCTGCTAAATCTCTTCGCGAAATTGAAAGATTTATTGGAAATTATAAAAACGAGGAAAAAATTAGTCTTTTTTATGATAGCGGTCAAGTTGTATTTACGGCATTAAATCAAGTTGTTACAACAAGAATATTAGAAGGAGATTATCCAAATTATAATCAATTAATACCTGAATCATTTTCGAATATTTTAGAATTTGATAGAAAACCTTTTATATCAGCTCTTGAAAGGATTGCTGTTTTAGCAGATCAACATAATAATGTTATAAAAATTTCAAAAGAACCTTCTTCTGATTTAGTTAAAATAACAGCTGATGCTCAGGATGTTGGTAGTGGTGTTGAATCCATTCCTGTTAAATTTAATGGAGATAATTTTCAAATTGCTTTTAATGTTCGTTATTTGTTAGAAGGATTAAGAGTTTTTGAAGAAGATAAAATTTGTTTACGTTGTAATTTACCTACTACTCCTGCTATTTTGTCTTCTATAGATGATCAAAATACTTTTATTTACCTTGTAATGCCAATACAAATTCGGTCTTAA
- a CDS encoding PRC-barrel domain-containing protein, whose protein sequence is MTLSNELLLSNLLNHNVRCDKGIDHGPGIIAWMHPPVHRLLGWATRPSTLKLSRDVWRLNQLKGISSQELYVKGIPAQSDQATLDRFPTLLEADLINRNGEKIALIADFVFDYKTGKILYYLVSRSNPKIPGTSRWQLSLDKIIDQQPGLVFTNNLRLDDFPILKSSFRQNLLKKSLKLRDQFQEISLRANTRLEGWLEELPWDDEELSENFSEDNSRFDLFGDWDINNDDEAKQFYINSSSRINNPEKEGDPWI, encoded by the coding sequence TTGACTTTATCTAACGAATTACTTTTAAGTAATCTTTTAAATCACAATGTTAGATGTGATAAAGGTATAGACCATGGTCCTGGCATTATTGCTTGGATGCATCCACCTGTCCATCGTTTACTTGGATGGGCTACGAGACCTTCTACTTTAAAATTATCAAGGGATGTTTGGCGTTTGAATCAGTTAAAAGGCATTTCTTCTCAAGAGCTTTATGTAAAAGGAATACCTGCTCAGTCAGATCAAGCAACCCTTGATAGGTTCCCTACATTATTAGAAGCTGATTTAATTAATAGAAACGGAGAAAAAATAGCATTAATTGCTGATTTTGTATTTGACTATAAAACAGGTAAAATTTTATATTACTTAGTATCAAGATCAAATCCTAAAATACCTGGAACAAGTAGATGGCAGTTATCACTTGATAAAATTATTGATCAACAACCTGGTTTAGTATTTACTAATAATCTAAGACTTGATGATTTTCCGATACTGAAATCAAGCTTTCGTCAGAACTTATTAAAAAAAAGTTTGAAATTGCGTGATCAATTTCAAGAAATTTCTTTGAGAGCAAATACTCGTTTAGAAGGTTGGTTAGAAGAATTACCTTGGGATGACGAAGAGCTCTCTGAAAATTTTTCTGAAGATAATAGTAGATTTGATTTATTTGGAGATTGGGACATTAATAATGATGACGAAGCTAAACAGTTTTATATAAACTCTTCTAGTAGAATAAATAACCCTGAAAAAGAAGGAGATCCTTGGATATAA